In Halobaculum magnesiiphilum, the following proteins share a genomic window:
- a CDS encoding isochorismate synthase encodes MNPPDGEAGAALVPDADAALVSRSCEVSDVSFGSFLAAGDRHRIHWAAPDGLEVVGGGAAARLTADGPDRFETLRRDAETLFSVVDHEGPAATRPRVFGGLAFGADHDAAGVWEGFPAAAFTLPAVQLTRVDDGTYLTVTRYGPDADADGAEEALAAARDRLDDLPMMRARGEKPGVVDTEWLVDREEWTAQVASVIDRIRGGDLRKVVLATALRVDLAEEIDIPDTLGRLRRTYPECYRFLVQPTGGKGFFGPPPERLVRREGEVVETEALAGSMPRGDTPEADAEYARSLLESDKLQHEQRLVVDTICEQLDAFGTVGEGQQDVRKLTNIQHLQTPINAVLDGDTHVLTLVEALHPTPAVGGLPLDLALSTIRETETWDRGWYASPVGWFDAAGDGEFAVGIRSGVAGGREATLFAGNGIVGDSDPADEWDELQPKVRPIMDELEREARTE; translated from the coding sequence ATGAACCCGCCGGACGGCGAGGCCGGTGCCGCGCTCGTGCCCGACGCGGACGCGGCGCTGGTGAGCCGGAGCTGCGAGGTGTCGGACGTCTCCTTCGGGTCGTTCCTCGCGGCCGGGGACCGCCACCGGATCCACTGGGCCGCGCCCGACGGCCTCGAGGTGGTCGGCGGCGGCGCGGCCGCGCGCCTCACGGCCGACGGACCGGACCGCTTCGAGACGCTGCGGCGCGACGCCGAGACGCTGTTCTCGGTGGTCGACCACGAGGGCCCGGCGGCGACGCGCCCCCGCGTCTTCGGCGGCCTCGCGTTCGGCGCGGACCACGACGCCGCGGGCGTCTGGGAGGGCTTTCCCGCGGCCGCGTTCACGCTCCCGGCCGTCCAGCTCACCCGCGTCGACGACGGCACCTACCTCACCGTGACGCGGTACGGCCCGGACGCGGACGCCGACGGCGCCGAGGAGGCGCTGGCGGCCGCCCGCGACCGCCTCGACGACCTCCCGATGATGCGCGCCCGCGGAGAGAAGCCGGGCGTCGTCGACACGGAGTGGCTCGTCGACCGCGAGGAGTGGACCGCCCAGGTGGCGAGCGTGATCGACCGCATCCGGGGCGGCGACCTCCGGAAGGTGGTGCTCGCGACGGCGCTGCGCGTCGACCTCGCCGAGGAGATCGACATCCCCGACACGCTCGGGCGCCTGCGACGCACCTACCCCGAGTGTTACCGCTTCCTCGTCCAGCCGACCGGCGGGAAGGGCTTCTTCGGCCCGCCGCCCGAGCGCCTCGTCCGCCGCGAGGGCGAGGTGGTCGAGACGGAGGCGCTGGCGGGGTCGATGCCCCGCGGCGACACGCCCGAGGCGGACGCCGAGTACGCCCGCTCGCTCCTCGAATCCGACAAGCTCCAGCACGAACAGCGACTCGTCGTCGACACGATCTGCGAGCAGCTTGACGCCTTCGGCACCGTCGGGGAGGGCCAGCAGGACGTGCGCAAGCTCACCAACATCCAGCACCTCCAGACGCCGATCAACGCCGTCCTCGACGGCGACACCCACGTCCTGACGCTTGTCGAGGCGCTGCACCCGACGCCCGCGGTGGGCGGGCTGCCGCTCGACCTGGCGCTGTCGACCATCCGCGAGACGGAGACGTGGGACCGCGGGTGGTACGCCTCGCCGGTCGGCTGGTTCGACGCCGCCGGCGACGGCGAGTTCGCCGTCGGCATCCGCTCGGGCGTCGCCGGCGGCCGGGAGGCGACGCTGTTCGCCGGCAACGGCATCGTCGGCGACTCCGACCCCGCCGACGAGTGGGACGAGCTCCAGCCGAAGGTGCGGCCGATCATGGACGAACTGGAGCGGGAGGCCCGGACGGAGTGA
- a CDS encoding M24 family metallopeptidase has product MSDAGEVEGVDAAVIGEKVAAAREAVAAGDADAWLSVGRETDVSPEPCFPYLLGFDVVWPTAVVVAPDSSAVVLGRHDAPTARDLGVHDVRAYDESIAEPLREVLDEMNAERVALNYDRDDVVADGLSHGLFLQLREYLPDREFTSASDLIRRLRGVKSDTEYERVRAAATETEELLQTATATWTPETTEREFADFLHERMTERGLDSAWAWDYCPTVHMGDREVGHTLPADHTVDEGELLHVDFGIRRDGYASDIQRLWVRGEASDGLRTAFRDVRAAIDTGHDALGPGAVGHEVDAAAREEPTSRGWPAFEHAFGHQVGRAAHDGGTLLGPEWERYGEAPRHEVRPGEVYTMELGVATEWGYVGQEEMVRITETGTEWVVPPQTELRTL; this is encoded by the coding sequence ATGAGCGACGCAGGCGAGGTCGAGGGAGTCGACGCGGCCGTCATCGGGGAGAAGGTCGCGGCCGCGCGGGAGGCGGTCGCCGCCGGCGACGCGGACGCGTGGCTGTCGGTCGGCCGCGAGACGGACGTGAGCCCGGAGCCGTGTTTCCCGTACCTGCTCGGGTTCGACGTGGTGTGGCCGACGGCGGTCGTCGTCGCCCCCGACTCGTCGGCGGTCGTGCTCGGCCGCCACGACGCGCCGACGGCCCGGGATCTGGGCGTTCACGACGTGCGCGCGTACGACGAGTCGATCGCCGAGCCGCTGCGGGAGGTGCTCGACGAGATGAACGCCGAGCGCGTCGCGCTCAACTACGACCGCGACGATGTCGTCGCCGACGGGCTCTCACACGGGCTGTTCCTCCAGCTTCGGGAGTACCTCCCCGACCGCGAGTTCACGAGCGCGAGCGACCTGATCCGCAGGCTCAGGGGCGTGAAGTCCGACACGGAGTACGAGCGCGTCCGCGCGGCCGCCACGGAAACCGAGGAACTGCTTCAGACCGCGACGGCGACGTGGACGCCGGAGACGACCGAGCGGGAGTTCGCCGACTTCCTCCACGAGCGGATGACCGAGCGCGGCCTCGACTCCGCGTGGGCGTGGGACTACTGCCCGACGGTCCACATGGGCGACCGCGAGGTGGGGCACACGCTTCCCGCCGACCACACCGTCGACGAGGGCGAACTGCTGCACGTCGACTTCGGGATCAGGCGCGACGGCTACGCCTCGGACATCCAGCGCCTCTGGGTTCGTGGGGAGGCGAGCGACGGGCTCCGGACGGCGTTCCGCGACGTGCGCGCCGCGATCGACACCGGCCACGACGCGCTCGGGCCGGGCGCCGTCGGCCACGAGGTCGACGCCGCCGCGCGCGAGGAGCCCACCTCGCGGGGGTGGCCGGCCTTCGAGCACGCCTTCGGGCACCAGGTCGGCCGGGCGGCCCACGACGGGGGGACCCTGCTCGGTCCGGAGTGGGAGCGCTACGGCGAGGCGCCTCGCCACGAGGTCCGTCCGGGGGAGGTGTACACGATGGAGTTGGGCGTCGCGACCGAGTGGGGGTACGTCGGCCAGGAGGAGATGGTTCGGATCACCGAGACGGGCACCGAGTGGGTCGTCCCCCCGCAGACCGAGTTGCGGACGCTGTGA
- a CDS encoding rhomboid family intramembrane serine protease: protein MNFDLALASRAAVVAAAVIAVLATVALDRLARTDRGPTLRRRLILGVPWGTLAVAAVVLAVYLFVQGGWGHWYNPVVIPFRAWSYLAPVGVAVAGFAHAGPGHLLGNLFGTLAVAPLVEYAVGHFPRRRGSSSFGSVRDNPYARAFLLFPAATIAVGLVSGAFALGPVIGFSGVVFAFVGAALVYYPLGTVVALSASGLLSTTYRALNSPVVEASGRPAYITPWWADIAIQGHALGLLVGVLAAAWLAAARGDDLPRPRRLALGALLVGVEQSLWAVYWYRGGETFVLFRGIGLAAVALLAVFVAALAADRDAPAADTVREALRNLTPRRGSVAVLLVVLAALSGPAVAVNLVAVGDEPLPGDPVEVRGYDVTYAEGVENGMVSVIDVEAFGETTGVTTSGVVVRNPDRGVWTTAVSKGRLAFSGRQRVVLGGVGWREVVTVTRSGWTTVGGDGPAYLVRLTHGGETTLAFLSNASTAEPRIEGRNVSVVPTDSGFQLLVEGDNRSVAAPVPDQNETVTANGLSFVRDGRAVFALAGEVTGSASADNATAPTRVRVATKEQYNGRNG, encoded by the coding sequence GTGAATTTCGACCTCGCGCTCGCCTCCCGCGCGGCGGTCGTCGCCGCTGCGGTCATCGCGGTCCTCGCGACCGTCGCCCTGGACCGCCTCGCGCGGACGGACCGTGGTCCCACCCTCCGACGCCGACTGATCCTCGGGGTCCCGTGGGGGACGCTCGCCGTGGCGGCGGTGGTACTCGCGGTGTACCTGTTCGTCCAGGGCGGCTGGGGTCACTGGTACAACCCCGTCGTGATCCCGTTCCGGGCGTGGTCGTATCTCGCGCCGGTTGGCGTCGCCGTCGCGGGGTTCGCCCACGCCGGCCCCGGCCACCTGCTGGGCAACCTCTTCGGGACGCTCGCGGTCGCGCCGCTGGTCGAGTACGCCGTCGGGCACTTCCCGCGTCGGCGCGGCAGCTCCTCGTTCGGCTCCGTTCGCGACAACCCCTACGCCCGGGCGTTCCTCCTGTTCCCCGCCGCGACGATCGCCGTCGGGCTCGTCTCGGGCGCGTTCGCGCTCGGTCCCGTGATCGGCTTCTCCGGTGTCGTCTTCGCGTTCGTCGGCGCCGCGCTGGTGTACTACCCGCTGGGGACCGTCGTCGCGCTGTCGGCGTCGGGACTGCTCTCGACGACCTACCGCGCGCTCAACTCGCCGGTCGTCGAGGCCAGCGGCCGCCCGGCGTACATCACGCCGTGGTGGGCCGACATCGCGATCCAGGGCCACGCGCTGGGGCTGCTCGTCGGCGTTCTCGCGGCGGCGTGGCTCGCGGCCGCCCGCGGCGACGACCTCCCGCGCCCCCGACGACTCGCGCTCGGGGCGCTGCTCGTCGGCGTCGAGCAGTCGCTGTGGGCGGTGTACTGGTACCGGGGCGGCGAGACGTTCGTCCTCTTCCGGGGGATCGGCCTCGCCGCGGTGGCCCTGCTCGCGGTGTTCGTGGCGGCGCTGGCGGCCGACCGCGACGCGCCCGCGGCCGACACCGTCCGGGAGGCGCTGCGGAACCTCACCCCCCGGCGCGGCTCAGTCGCGGTTCTGCTGGTCGTGCTCGCGGCGCTTTCGGGCCCGGCCGTGGCGGTCAACCTCGTCGCCGTCGGCGACGAGCCGCTCCCCGGAGACCCGGTCGAGGTGCGCGGCTACGACGTCACCTACGCCGAGGGCGTCGAGAACGGGATGGTGTCGGTGATCGACGTGGAGGCGTTCGGCGAGACGACCGGCGTCACGACCTCCGGCGTCGTCGTCCGCAACCCCGACCGCGGCGTCTGGACGACCGCGGTCTCGAAGGGCCGGCTCGCCTTCTCGGGGCGACAGCGGGTCGTCCTCGGCGGCGTCGGCTGGCGCGAGGTCGTCACCGTCACCCGCAGCGGGTGGACGACCGTCGGCGGCGACGGCCCGGCCTACCTGGTGCGGCTGACCCACGGGGGCGAGACGACGCTCGCGTTCCTGTCGAACGCGTCGACCGCGGAGCCGCGGATCGAGGGGCGCAACGTCTCGGTCGTCCCGACCGACTCCGGCTTTCAATTGCTCGTCGAGGGTGACAACCGAAGCGTCGCCGCGCCCGTTCCCGACCAAAACGAGACCGTGACGGCGAACGGGCTGTCGTTCGTCCGGGACGGACGGGCCGTGTTCGCGCTGGCCGGCGAGGTGACCGGCAGCGCCTCAGCCGACAACGCGACCGCGCCGACTCGGGTGCGGGTGGCGACGAAGGAGCAGTATAACGGACGAAACGGCTGA
- a CDS encoding METTL5 family protein — protein MSSRRALEGELAVVAGFADPTASLEQYPTPADVAAHVVHLADLRGDVAGRTVVDLGAGTGMFALGAALRGAARVVGVELDAGALGVARENERRVGARTEVHWVCGDATRPPLARDRLTAEGPVTVIMNPPFGAQTGNEHADRAFLETVADLADVSYSVHNAGSREFVESFAGDAGGGVTDAFAATLTLDRTYDHQTSESADVDAEVFRIEWDRGGDSPPAGDD, from the coding sequence GTGTCGAGCCGACGCGCGCTGGAGGGCGAGCTGGCGGTCGTCGCCGGCTTCGCCGACCCGACCGCCAGCCTCGAACAGTATCCGACGCCCGCGGACGTCGCCGCCCACGTCGTCCACCTCGCGGACCTCCGGGGCGACGTAGCCGGACGGACCGTCGTCGATCTCGGCGCTGGCACGGGGATGTTCGCGCTCGGCGCCGCCCTCCGCGGCGCCGCCCGCGTCGTCGGCGTCGAACTCGACGCCGGCGCTCTCGGGGTCGCCCGCGAGAACGAGCGACGCGTCGGCGCTCGAACCGAGGTTCACTGGGTGTGTGGGGACGCGACGCGGCCGCCGCTCGCGCGCGACCGCCTGACTGCCGAAGGTCCCGTCACCGTGATCATGAACCCCCCGTTCGGCGCGCAGACCGGCAACGAACACGCCGACCGCGCGTTCCTGGAGACGGTCGCCGACCTCGCGGACGTCTCCTACTCCGTCCACAACGCCGGCAGCCGCGAGTTCGTCGAGTCGTTCGCCGGCGACGCCGGCGGCGGGGTGACCGACGCGTTCGCCGCGACGCTCACGCTCGACCGGACGTACGACCACCAGACGAGCGAGTCTGCCGACGTGGACGCCGAGGTGTTCCGGATCGAGTGGGACCGCGGCGGGGATAGCCCTCCCGCCGGCGACGACTGA
- a CDS encoding transcription initiation factor IIB: MEGPSRQRQREAGESEKQSDEELTCPECSSDNVVMDADQGELVCDDCGLVLDERQIDRGPEWRAFNHSERQSKSRVGAPVTETMHDKGLTTTIDWKDKDAYGRSLSSEKRSQMHRLRKWQERIRTKDAGERNLQFALSEIDRMASALGVPRSVREVASVIYRRALKEDLIRGRSIEGVATAALYAACRQEGIPRSLDEVAEVSRVEQKEIGRTYRYISQELGLELKPVDPKQFVPRFASALGLSEETQAKATEIIDVSAEQGLLSGKSPTGFAAAAIYAASLLCNEKKTQREVADVAQVTEVTIRNRYQEQIEAMGFR; encoded by the coding sequence ATGGAAGGTCCGAGCCGACAGCGACAGCGAGAGGCGGGCGAGTCGGAGAAACAGTCGGACGAGGAGCTCACGTGTCCCGAGTGCTCCAGCGACAACGTCGTGATGGACGCGGACCAGGGGGAGTTGGTCTGTGACGACTGCGGGCTCGTTCTCGACGAGCGCCAGATCGACCGCGGGCCGGAGTGGCGGGCGTTCAACCACTCCGAGCGGCAGTCGAAGTCGCGGGTGGGCGCGCCCGTGACGGAGACGATGCACGACAAGGGGCTGACGACGACAATCGACTGGAAGGACAAGGACGCCTACGGTCGGAGCCTCTCCTCGGAGAAGCGGTCGCAGATGCACCGCCTGCGCAAGTGGCAGGAACGCATCCGTACCAAGGACGCCGGCGAGCGCAATCTCCAGTTCGCCCTTTCGGAGATCGACCGCATGGCGAGCGCGCTCGGGGTTCCGCGCTCGGTACGCGAGGTCGCCTCCGTCATCTATCGCCGCGCGCTCAAGGAGGACCTCATCCGCGGTCGCTCCATCGAGGGCGTCGCCACGGCGGCGCTGTACGCCGCCTGCCGGCAGGAGGGCATCCCGCGGTCGCTCGACGAGGTCGCGGAGGTCTCGCGGGTCGAACAGAAGGAGATCGGCCGGACCTATCGCTACATCTCCCAGGAGCTCGGCCTCGAACTGAAGCCGGTGGACCCGAAACAGTTCGTCCCGCGGTTCGCCTCCGCGCTCGGCCTCAGCGAGGAGACGCAGGCGAAGGCGACCGAGATCATCGACGTGTCCGCCGAGCAGGGCCTGCTCTCGGGGAAGTCGCCGACGGGATTCGCCGCCGCCGCCATCTACGCGGCCTCCCTGCTGTGTAACGAGAAGAAAACCCAGCGCGAGGTCGCCGACGTGGCACAGGTCACCGAGGTCACCATCCGCAACCGGTATCAGGAACAGATCGAGGCGATGGGCTTCCGCTGA
- a CDS encoding flippase activity-associated protein Agl23: MSDGDGTGATRPAGLDRTVLAVAAVVALALVARFAFLGARPFHWGEGRVGYWTLRYLDTGVYSYRPAAGGPVVYLATRWGINLLGTSDAAARSAVALVGGLLPAAALLFRGPLRDDETVALSALLAGSPLLVYYSRFLRGDVLAAAFGLLVVGGVVRHRTTGARWPIYLAAAALALTLGSSGFAVVYLPLWLVAGALVLDEARVVGVPAAAHARLSAGVAWLRAESTTLARALFVFLGAALLVFAPRGGGIEPGLWNPATLPAAVSFAFVEAPERFVALRFTARLTPPADGNSFLPAVAGYARTLVVTAWPALAFGLVGFLRDRYSSGTRGVVAFGAYAAGFGLLAFPIASMGVEPWTAVHVVPLLALPGAVGLAWVARGLRSRATASDPAWLVAVLLVVSTGLVGYGATAAGVYADSEPGSEFAQFAQPSDDIDPMLAAAEAAIDESDGSAGADVAYVGDRLDTEQEYALPPVAAGDRDAWGARLPLQWYFERMDAETTSVRTAAEFGSDAPPVVVTTPDRRVAVNTNLGDGYRQYDLRLGLWDRQVVVFVEQ; the protein is encoded by the coding sequence ATGTCCGACGGCGACGGTACCGGCGCGACGCGGCCCGCGGGACTCGACCGAACCGTCCTCGCGGTCGCGGCCGTCGTCGCGCTCGCGCTCGTCGCCCGCTTCGCGTTCCTCGGCGCCCGTCCGTTCCACTGGGGGGAGGGACGGGTCGGCTACTGGACGCTCCGCTATCTCGACACCGGCGTCTACTCGTACCGCCCGGCGGCGGGCGGTCCGGTCGTGTACCTCGCGACGCGGTGGGGGATCAACCTCCTCGGGACCTCCGATGCGGCCGCCCGCTCGGCGGTCGCGCTCGTCGGGGGGCTGCTCCCCGCGGCCGCGCTGCTGTTTCGCGGCCCGCTGCGCGACGACGAGACGGTCGCGCTGTCGGCGCTTTTGGCGGGGTCGCCGCTGCTCGTCTACTACTCTCGATTCCTCCGCGGCGACGTGCTCGCGGCCGCGTTCGGCCTGCTGGTCGTCGGCGGCGTCGTCCGCCACCGAACCACGGGCGCACGCTGGCCGATCTACCTCGCGGCGGCGGCGCTCGCGCTCACGCTCGGCTCCTCGGGGTTCGCCGTCGTGTACCTCCCGCTGTGGCTCGTCGCTGGCGCGCTCGTCCTCGACGAGGCGCGTGTCGTAGGTGTCCCGGCGGCGGCGCACGCGCGCCTCTCGGCCGGCGTCGCGTGGCTCCGCGCCGAGTCGACGACGCTCGCCCGGGCGCTGTTCGTGTTCCTCGGGGCGGCGCTGTTGGTGTTCGCCCCGCGCGGGGGCGGAATCGAGCCCGGGCTGTGGAACCCCGCGACGTTGCCGGCGGCGGTGTCGTTCGCGTTCGTCGAGGCGCCCGAGCGGTTCGTCGCGCTGCGGTTCACCGCGCGCTTGACGCCGCCCGCGGACGGCAACTCCTTCCTCCCGGCCGTCGCCGGTTACGCCCGAACCCTCGTCGTCACTGCGTGGCCGGCGCTGGCGTTCGGGCTCGTCGGGTTTCTCCGGGACCGCTACAGTTCGGGCACCCGAGGCGTCGTCGCCTTCGGCGCGTACGCCGCCGGGTTCGGGCTGCTCGCGTTCCCGATCGCCTCGATGGGCGTCGAGCCGTGGACGGCGGTCCACGTCGTCCCGCTGCTCGCGCTTCCCGGCGCCGTCGGCCTCGCGTGGGTCGCCCGCGGCCTCCGCTCGCGGGCGACGGCGAGCGACCCCGCGTGGCTCGTCGCCGTGCTCCTCGTCGTCTCGACGGGGCTCGTCGGCTACGGCGCGACGGCAGCCGGCGTCTACGCCGACTCCGAGCCGGGGTCCGAGTTCGCGCAGTTCGCCCAGCCGTCGGACGACATCGACCCGATGCTCGCGGCCGCCGAGGCCGCTATCGACGAGAGCGACGGCTCGGCGGGCGCGGACGTGGCGTACGTCGGCGACCGACTGGATACCGAGCAGGAGTACGCGCTCCCGCCGGTCGCCGCCGGCGACCGCGACGCGTGGGGGGCGCGGCTCCCGCTCCAGTGGTACTTCGAGCGCATGGACGCCGAGACGACGAGCGTCCGGACGGCCGCCGAGTTCGGGTCCGACGCGCCGCCGGTGGTGGTCACTACGCCCGACCGCCGCGTCGCGGTGAACACGAACCTCGGCGACGGCTATCGCCAGTACGACCTCCGGCTGGGGCTGTGGGACCGGCAGGTCGTCGTGTTCGTCGAACAGTGA
- a CDS encoding universal stress protein, whose translation MYDDILVPTDGSPAADAAVEHAVTLADRFDATVHALYVVDATAYSAIEAGTDVVAEALETEGEDAVARIAEAADDADLPVIESVISGTAYRSILEYADEHGIDMIVMGTHGRRGLDRYLLGSVTERVVRSANQPVLTVRHEGDDADAE comes from the coding sequence ATGTACGACGACATCCTGGTGCCGACGGACGGAAGCCCGGCGGCCGACGCGGCCGTGGAGCACGCGGTGACGCTGGCGGACCGCTTCGACGCGACTGTACACGCGCTGTACGTCGTCGACGCGACCGCCTACTCGGCCATCGAGGCCGGAACCGACGTGGTCGCCGAGGCGCTCGAAACCGAGGGCGAGGACGCCGTCGCCCGGATCGCGGAAGCGGCCGACGACGCCGACCTGCCCGTGATCGAGTCTGTCATCTCCGGGACGGCCTACCGCTCGATCCTCGAGTACGCCGACGAGCACGGTATCGACATGATCGTGATGGGCACCCACGGACGCCGCGGACTCGACCGCTACCTCCTCGGGTCGGTCACCGAGCGCGTCGTTCGCTCGGCGAACCAGCCCGTGCTCACGGTCCGACACGAGGGGGACGACGCGGACGCCGAGTGA